One Gemmatimonadota bacterium DNA window includes the following coding sequences:
- a CDS encoding gluconate 2-dehydrogenase subunit 3 family protein, with protein sequence MTKKRFSRRSFIASTAQATGGVITLGVLSRTGALDAQEAPPFEHEWQHLDAHQGRTVDALTRMIMPSDDNGPGAAEARVVVYIDRALGAHRSDYRETYESGLAAFDQYCLNAHEAPFMELDARTQRRALMGMDRPRSPGTWPEDAPMGARDFLRMVVTHTMEGMFSDPSYGGNYRETGWKLIRFPGRAPFGYDPPFSEFDMTIPETEYPEWKPYDGPMKSRIIGEE encoded by the coding sequence ATGACGAAGAAGCGCTTTTCCCGCCGGTCGTTTATCGCCAGCACCGCTCAGGCGACCGGAGGCGTGATCACCCTGGGCGTGCTGTCCCGTACCGGCGCGCTGGACGCCCAGGAGGCGCCGCCCTTCGAACACGAATGGCAGCACCTGGACGCGCACCAGGGACGCACCGTGGACGCGCTGACCCGGATGATCATGCCGTCTGATGACAACGGTCCGGGCGCGGCGGAAGCCCGGGTAGTCGTCTATATCGACCGGGCGCTGGGCGCACACCGGTCCGATTACAGGGAGACGTATGAATCGGGCCTGGCCGCCTTTGACCAGTACTGCCTGAATGCGCACGAAGCGCCGTTCATGGAACTGGACGCCAGGACACAACGTCGGGCGCTGATGGGCATGGACCGACCGAGGTCTCCCGGGACCTGGCCGGAGGACGCCCCCATGGGCGCCCGGGACTTCCTGCGCATGGTGGTTACCCATACCATGGAGGGCATGTTCAGCGATCCGTCCTACGGCGGCAACTACCGTGAGACCGGCTGGAAACTGATCCGGTTTCCGGGCCGCGCGCCGTTCGGCTACGATCCACCCTTCAGCGAATTCGACATGACCATTCCGGAAACCGAATATCCCGAATGGAAACCCTACGACGGTCCCATGAAGAGCCGGATCATAGGCGAGGAGTAG
- a CDS encoding GMC family oxidoreductase → MSLPNPNIRRPDVIIIGTGAAGAVLAKELSTKGLRVVAMEMGSFLKTRHFDQDELQAMHPASNNPDHPNIYRHDQPNTYRQSADDQASEDHGIHMQSTVGGSTLHYTGISWRLHENDFKERSLYGDLDGADVQDWPIDYWDLEHYYEKAEYEIGISGLAGANPFDPPRRRPYPMPPVPRTSSGALADLAARKLGWHSYPAPLAINSREYGGRSPVMNCGFCESYVCTIQARSSMLVTMIPQALRTGNCQIRADACVREIVVDEDGRAEGVIYLDKDLREHRLEARAVIVCCNGVHTPRLLLMSKSNLFPDGLANSSGKVGKHLMFNYYQSARGFFEKDLNEYKGVMDSRIIQDFYDPDPDKYGFFGGGVVEPRGDGETISFANLNMPRLRRWGARRKKWIMDNYTRYMVALTSMQSMSQESNTIDLDPDVKDKWGLPVPRVTYNVHSNEHKLGDFFRERARELLDAAGAHGVVASPNFVPRGDAHLMGTCRMGNDPATSVVNKFNQAHDVDNLFIVDGSSFVTSGKSNPTLTIQALAFRCADYIVTQMARLNIR, encoded by the coding sequence ATGTCCCTACCCAATCCCAACATACGACGGCCGGACGTAATCATCATCGGCACCGGTGCCGCGGGCGCGGTCCTGGCGAAGGAATTGAGCACGAAAGGACTGCGCGTGGTCGCCATGGAAATGGGATCTTTTCTTAAGACCCGCCATTTCGACCAGGACGAGCTTCAGGCCATGCATCCCGCCAGCAACAATCCGGACCATCCCAACATCTACCGCCACGACCAGCCCAATACGTACCGGCAGTCGGCGGACGATCAGGCCTCCGAGGATCACGGAATCCACATGCAGAGCACGGTGGGGGGCAGCACGCTCCACTACACGGGCATTTCATGGCGGCTGCACGAGAACGATTTCAAAGAGCGCAGCCTCTACGGCGACCTGGACGGCGCCGACGTGCAGGACTGGCCCATCGACTATTGGGACCTGGAACACTACTACGAGAAAGCCGAATACGAGATCGGCATTTCGGGCCTGGCCGGCGCCAATCCCTTCGATCCGCCGCGCCGCCGGCCTTATCCCATGCCGCCCGTGCCGCGGACCAGCTCAGGCGCCCTGGCCGACCTGGCCGCCCGGAAACTCGGCTGGCATTCCTACCCGGCGCCCCTGGCCATCAACTCCCGGGAATACGGCGGAAGATCGCCGGTCATGAACTGTGGTTTCTGCGAAAGCTACGTCTGTACCATCCAGGCGCGGTCCAGCATGCTGGTCACCATGATTCCGCAGGCGCTGCGTACGGGTAACTGCCAGATCCGGGCCGACGCCTGCGTGCGGGAGATCGTGGTCGACGAGGACGGCAGGGCGGAAGGGGTCATCTACCTGGACAAGGACCTGCGCGAACACCGATTGGAAGCCCGCGCGGTGATCGTGTGCTGCAACGGCGTCCATACTCCGCGTCTGCTGCTCATGTCGAAATCCAATCTCTTTCCGGACGGCCTGGCCAACAGCAGCGGCAAGGTGGGCAAGCACCTGATGTTCAACTACTACCAGTCCGCCCGGGGGTTCTTCGAGAAGGACCTGAACGAGTACAAGGGCGTCATGGATTCCCGGATCATTCAGGATTTCTACGACCCGGACCCGGACAAGTACGGATTCTTCGGTGGGGGCGTGGTCGAACCGCGGGGCGACGGCGAGACTATTTCCTTCGCCAACCTGAACATGCCGCGCCTGCGCAGGTGGGGCGCCCGGCGCAAGAAGTGGATCATGGACAACTACACCCGGTACATGGTCGCCCTCACCAGCATGCAGTCCATGTCCCAGGAGTCCAATACGATCGACCTAGACCCCGACGTCAAGGACAAGTGGGGCCTGCCCGTCCCGCGCGTGACCTACAATGTGCATTCCAATGAACATAAACTCGGGGACTTCTTCCGCGAACGCGCCCGGGAACTGCTTGATGCAGCCGGCGCCCACGGGGTCGTGGCCTCACCGAATTTCGTACCCCGCGGCGATGCCCATCTGATGGGCACCTGCCGCATGGGCAACGATCCGGCGACGTCGGTGGTGAACAAGTTCAACCAGGCCCACGACGTGGACAACCTGTTCATCGTGGATGGTTCGTCTTTCGTCACCAGTGGCAAAAGCAATCCGACGCTGACGATTCAGGCGCTGGCCTTCCGCTGCGCGGATTACATCGTCACCCAGATGGCCAGGCTGAATATCAGGTAG
- a CDS encoding aminotransferase class I/II-fold pyridoxal phosphate-dependent enzyme: MGFGSVLKNGFTRRRFMKGALFGAGAVATGSAWAVQEIAQAMATGKKAGDVRGYGVEPGRVNIGSNENPLGASPRAVAAIAENLHKINRYDFGVDLPVRLNKMHDVPGVEGFELSFEDMRSFMRFRELNRVMVTPGSGPILQALAVMAASDGGECIEAVPGYGSVARGFQSFQMMGKDVSVVRVPTTGDFVHDLSAMKAAITPKTSLIVVTNPNNPTGTIVPYDELVSLVDAAPEQAIVLIDEAYIHFVRDPNYQDAVKLALERENVVVARTFSKIYGLAGMRIGYAVGGQRMMNMLMAHMGFFGGGLSTLGMHAALAAIDDVEFVDRTLKVVNDGKDYLSAEFDRLGLEYTPSHGNYMIVNIGRDSRRMSGALFRRGVMVRSGSGYRTREVDLLGNHLRVTIGKPDELEVFVNELEDILGGSSQG, encoded by the coding sequence ATGGGTTTCGGGAGTGTACTGAAGAACGGCTTTACGCGGCGGCGGTTCATGAAGGGCGCCCTTTTTGGTGCCGGCGCCGTGGCCACCGGTTCCGCCTGGGCGGTCCAGGAGATCGCTCAGGCGATGGCGACCGGAAAGAAGGCCGGCGACGTCCGCGGATACGGCGTCGAGCCGGGCCGGGTAAATATCGGCTCCAATGAGAACCCCCTCGGCGCGTCCCCGCGCGCTGTGGCGGCCATCGCCGAGAACCTGCACAAGATCAACCGGTACGATTTCGGTGTGGATCTGCCCGTCCGCCTCAACAAGATGCACGACGTCCCGGGTGTAGAGGGTTTCGAACTGAGTTTTGAAGACATGCGGTCGTTCATGCGTTTTCGTGAGCTGAACCGGGTCATGGTTACGCCGGGTTCCGGTCCCATTCTTCAGGCGCTCGCCGTCATGGCCGCAAGCGACGGCGGGGAATGCATCGAGGCGGTGCCTGGATATGGATCGGTCGCGCGGGGCTTTCAGAGTTTTCAGATGATGGGGAAGGACGTCAGTGTCGTCCGCGTGCCGACCACGGGTGACTTCGTGCACGACCTCAGCGCCATGAAAGCGGCCATCACCCCGAAAACGTCCCTGATCGTCGTCACCAATCCCAACAATCCTACCGGAACGATCGTGCCCTACGACGAACTGGTGTCCCTGGTGGATGCGGCGCCCGAGCAGGCCATCGTGCTCATCGACGAAGCCTATATCCACTTCGTACGCGACCCGAACTACCAGGATGCCGTCAAACTCGCCCTGGAGCGGGAAAACGTGGTGGTCGCCCGTACCTTCTCCAAGATCTACGGCCTGGCCGGCATGCGCATTGGTTACGCCGTCGGCGGTCAGCGCATGATGAATATGCTGATGGCACACATGGGATTCTTCGGGGGCGGACTGAGCACGCTGGGCATGCACGCGGCGCTTGCGGCCATTGACGATGTTGAATTCGTCGACCGCACGCTGAAGGTCGTGAACGACGGCAAGGACTACCTGTCCGCCGAGTTCGACCGTCTGGGACTGGAATACACGCCGAGTCACGGCAATTACATGATCGTGAACATCGGGCGCGACAGCCGCCGGATGTCCGGCGCACTGTTCAGGCGCGGCGTCATGGTCCGGAGTGGTTCCGGATACCGCACCCGTGAGGTCGATCTCCTTGGCAACCACCTGCGGGTGACCATCGGCAAGCCCGATGAACTCGAGGTCTTCGTGAATGAACTCGAGGATATCCTCGGAGGCTCGAGCCAGGGTTAG